The Pochonia chlamydosporia 170 chromosome 1, whole genome shotgun sequence genome window below encodes:
- a CDS encoding restless-like transposase (similar to Metarhizium robertsii ARSEF 23 XP_007816583.1): MTKGSAEKKLNSKARRATGQRTLVESMKLDLKDPREQAIANDFIKRFDKEHFRRLLIDWIVAKNHSFSISEEAELQAIFDYLNPSVSARKANITHTTVREKIVAAFEQHKQTVIDVLCKAPGLIHMSFDGWRSGNRHALYGICCFYRDENNKPCKITLGLPEVSAKHTGPNIAAEILDVIESYQIQHKIGYFTLDNAKNNDTAMEIIGAELGFVGSRRRGHCFGHILNISAKAILFGHNADAFERRVSGGEPLTEAEHLIWRKKGPAGKLHNLVVAIHRSDLLTGMLRSIQREAFAKSSDPKLNARKPLDVILDNETRWLSQLYMIRRALLLRDYIERLIAHHRIEFEQQHKTKRGGLRKSLALPFICQPENQLSEKDWEVVEIFAQVLTYYEATIKMLEGDGQIRKRKRGWTGSYGNIWDVIQGFESLLEQLERFKDIAKGFPDPEHFRVNINLGWQKLNEYYGMLSETPIYYTGLALHPAYRWKWFERNWADRPEWIDEAKRIVHDVWRFEYREATLPGEEPIAVEPSLKQRKTSDNPFQEYLKRNRYTSPEAGQDGLTPVEDEYLHWITYCESGDGSINDPLAYWHEKRCKYPNLSRMALDYLTIQPMSAECERLFSAAGRMVSPLRHQLEAQIIGMCQVLRSWLRAGIINDLDPFFISVNEEQVDMELAQMSGQQLEEWATKWLTQMESVQEEMEASWR, encoded by the coding sequence ATGACGAAAGGAAGCGCTGAAAAAAAGCTGAATTCTAAGGCCAGAAGGGCTACGGGGCAGCGGACCCTGGTGGAATCCATGAAACTTGATCTAAAAGACCCACGTGAACAAGCCATTGCGAATGACTTCATCAAACGCTTCGACAAGGAACACTTCCGGAGGCTTCTGATCGACTGGATCGTGGCCAAGAACCACTCCTTTTCTATTTCTGAAGAGGCAGAACTCCAAGCCATCTTCGATTACTTGAACCCGTCAGTTTCGGCACGTAAAGCCAATATTACCCACACAACGGTTCGAGAAAAGATCGTCGCCGCATTCGAACAACACAAACAGACGGTGATAGATGTCTTATGCAAGGCGCCTGGCCTTATCCACATGTCCTTCGACGGCTGGCGGTCCGGAAATCGACATGCATTATATGGTATATGTTGCTTCTATAGGGACGAAAACAACAAGCCTTGTAAGATTACGCTAGGGCTTCCCGAAGTCAGCGCCAAGCACACAGGGCCAAATATCGCCGCCGAAATTCTCGACGTAATTGAATCGTACCAGATCCAACACAAGATTGGCTATTTCACGCTTGACAACGCGAAAAACAATGACACCGCTATGGAGATTATTGGTGCAGAGCTCGGCTTCGTAGGGTCCCGCAGGCGAGGGCACTGTTTTGGGCATATATTGAACATCTCCGCCAAAGCCATTCTATTTGGCCACAATGCTGATGCTTTTGAGCGGCGGGTATCAGGGGGAGAACCTCTTACTGAAGCAGAACACTTGATCTGGCGTAAGAAGGGGCCAGCAGGCAAATTACACAATCTTGTGGTAGCTATCCACAGGTCTGACTTGTTGACTGGGATGCTTCGCAGCATTCAACGAGAAGCTTTCGCCAAGTCGTCCGACCCCAAACTTAACGCCAGAAAGCCGTTGGACGTGATTTTGGACAACGAAACGAGATGGTTGTCACAATTATACATGATACGACGAGCTCTACTTCTTCGTGACTATATCGAGCGACTTATTGCCCACCATCGAATCGAATTCGAGCAACAACACAAGACTAAGAGGGGTGGCCTTAGGAAGTCACTCGCATTGCCCTTTATTTGCCAGCCAGAGAACCAGCTATCCGAAAAGGACTGGGAAGTGGTCGAGATATTTGCGCAGGTCCTTACTTACTACGAGGCCACGATCAAAATGCTCGAAGGCGACGGCCAGATCCGCAAGCGGAAGCGTGGGTGGACTGGGTCATATGGCAATATTTGGGACGTTATCCAAGGCTTTGAATcccttctcgagcagcttgaACGCTTCAAGGATATCGCGAAGGGCTTTCCTGATCCTGAACATTTCAGGGTCAACATCAATTTGGGCTGGCAGAAGTTGAATGAATACTACGGGATGTTGAGCGAGACGCCAATATACTACACTGGCCTTGCGCTCCACCCAGCGTACCGATGGAAATGGTTTGAGCGCAACTGGGCTGACCGTCCTGAGTGGATTGACGAGGCGAAAAGAATTGTTCACGATGTCTGGCGTTTTGAGTATCGGGAGGCCACGTTGCCTGGAGAGGAGCCAATAGCTGTTGAGCCGTCTCTGAAGCAGCGGAAGACTTCGGACAATCCGTTCCAAGAATATCTCAAACGAAACCGCTACACATCGCCAGAAGCAGGCCAGGATGGCCTCACGCCAGTCGAAGATGAATACCTCCATTGGATTACGTACTGCGAAAGTGGCGATGGCTCCATCAACGATCCTCTGGCTTActggcatgagaagcgctGCAAGTATCCAAACTTATCGCGAATGGCGCTTGACTATCTCACGATACAACCAATGTCTGCTGAGTGTGAGCGTCTTTTCTCCGCAGCAGGTCGGATGGTGAGCCCTCTGCGCCACCAACTTGAAGCCCAGATTATCGGGATGTGCCAGGTATTGCGGTCATGGCTGAGAGCGGGCATTATTAATGACTTAGATCCCTTCTTTATTTCGGTAAACGAAGAACAAGTCGATATGGAATTGGCTCAGATGTCTGGACAACAGCTAGAAGAATGGGCAACAAAGTGGCTTACTCAGATGGAAAGTGTCcaagaggagatggaagctaGTTGGAGATAA